In Formosa haliotis, the sequence AATGCCCAAAACATTAAATGAATTAATTGTAAACCAGCTTTATTTTTGCTTCCGCAGTGATTAATAATAGCAAGTAAGATTACCAGCTTAAAATACGCATTATATCTTATAGATACTGATGTTTTTTTCTCGTCTAATATTATATTAATCATTGTTTGTGAAATTTAATGTGCAAATACCTAACCATTCAATTAACTGAAATTCTGATAAATCAAATGTTGTCGTAGAAGGCATAAATTCTAAAATAGATTTTAATTCATTCTGTAAATCTCTTTGAGATAATTTTGCTTCGTTTGGTCTATCAACAGATAAAGAGTATTGTGTCTTAACTTGATTTACAAGTTTTGAAACTTTTGTTTTAAACTCACTAAATAAATCTGGATAAATTCTTGAATAAGTATCGATATTTTCTTTCATAGATAGATAACTTCTAATTTGATTTACAGTTATTTCATCACATAAAATAGAATCGGGATATAAAACTTTATTTTTTTTATATAGATAATTGAAGAATTGACTGTCGGTCTTCTTAAATGCTAAAATTTCACTTTCTGTTCTTTCTCTTCTGTTATTCTCTTCCCAGTTTATAAGATTTTCAAAATCAGATAAATCTATATAGTCTTCGAAATAGTCTTTAATATGGTGGACAGAACAACAATTAATGTCACTATTATAAGCTTGTTCTGTAACAACTGAATTTAATATTCCAATTAGAAAAGGTGTTTTATGTCTATAAACAAAAACTCCACTTCCTGAGAGTCCGCCTGCGATTAAATCTCCATCATTACCAGCCTGTTGAAAAGTTTCACCATCATATAATGTAATCTTGAAACAATGATTTGAATCACTACTAGTAA encodes:
- a CDS encoding trypsin-like serine protease is translated as MTYNNAENYCVRIKCNGKIGSGVLIAGCDTFYVFTAAHCLGDEMPIIKEIEIQKQTDYQSEFKNISVVSIKEFDSEKDYALLEIDFEDEEKLLYQYKIAHSFLPNTTVEFCGYQGINNDEYRPFPCKLITSSDSNHCFKITLYDGETFQQAGNDGDLIAGGLSGSGVFVYRHKTPFLIGILNSVVTEQAYNSDINCCSVHHIKDYFEDYIDLSDFENLINWEENNRRERTESEILAFKKTDSQFFNYLYKKNKVLYPDSILCDEITVNQIRSYLSMKENIDTYSRIYPDLFSEFKTKVSKLVNQVKTQYSLSVDRPNEAKLSQRDLQNELKSILEFMPSTTTFDLSEFQLIEWLGICTLNFTNND